The DNA region CAGAATTTATCATGGTTGCCATGAGTTCTGTGGTCTGTCTATCGGTGGTAAGATGGATGGCATTGATTCCAGCTCGGATACCGGCCAGAGCGTCCATGTCTCTGTCTCCGACCATATGGCTTTCTTTTGGATTTAGGCCATATTTTTTTATCATTTCCAGAATGAACCTAGGCGATGGTTTTCTGTAAAAATATGATTTTTCCGGATTGGGAGGCTCGGTGGCAATGCAAATTTCTGTGAAACAGTTTCGGATGCCTATTAGATCTATGAGTCTGTTATTACAGGAATCCACATCGGCTTTGGTGTATTTTTTTAAAAAAACTCCGCTTTGGTTGGTGAATAAAAATAATTGGCATTGGGCATTTTTTAGTATGTGAACTGCTTCAGCAGTGCCATCCAGCAGTTGGATTTTTTTCGGATCACAGACATAGCCATGATCCACATTGAGAGTACCATCTCGATCGAGGAAGATGCCAGAGTTTTTGAATTTTTTCATCTTGCACAGCCAGGGAGCGATGGATACTATCTAGATGTGTTTGGATTGTTCAAGAAATTTCAGAGTAAAATAAAGAAAACATCATCGAAATTGTTTGCTGTGATCGACAGCATATTTTCGAAAGGCTTGGACCAGAATGCAATAGAAGCATTGGAGGAGGCCATGTACAGCGCTGATTTTGGCGTGGATACTACCCGGGAAATTCTGGATGAAATAAAAGAAGCTCATCGCAGAGACAAGCAACTTAAAGGACAATCGGTTTTGGATGTGGCTTCTTCGATTTTAAAAAAAAGTTTGACCGGAGCTGACATTGATATTAATTTTTCTGACAGGCCGATGGTGATTTGCTTGGTTGGCATAAATGGTTCTGGTAAAACAACAACGGCTGCAAAGTTAGCCAATAAATTTTCAGCCGATGGGTTGACTGTGATTGTGGGAGCCTGCGATACTTTTAGAGCTGCGGCCAATGAACAGATAAGGGAGTGGTCCGAGCGATTAGGTTTTGATGTTGTTGGTAGTCAACATGGTGCAGATTCTGCATCGGTGGCTTTTGATACCTATGAGGCGGCAATTGCTAGGAAAAGAGATGTGGTTATTCTTGATACTGCCGGAAGATTGCACAACAAAGATTCGTTGATGGCGGAGCTTGGCAAGTTGAAGAGGGTTTTAGGAAAAAAAAATCCTATGGCACCGCACCATAGTTGGTTAGTAGTGGATGCTAGCCTTGGGATGAATTCATTGATTTCGGCTAGGAAATTTCACGAAGATTTCGGACTAACTGGTGTCATTGTCACAAAGTTGGATGGTACTGCCAAGGCCGGTGCGCTGGTGAGCATATATAGAGAGCTTAGGTTGCCCATATATTTCGTTGGTCTGGGCGAGCTGCCAGAGGATATCCAAAAATTTTCCGTGGATGAGTATGTGGATTCATTATTTTTTTCAACCCGCGACTGATTCATAACTAATTGCCCATAAACTAGTTTCATTATTTTGGCTTAAACATTAGTATCTTGGCCTAAAATTTTCTCTTGACATAATGGAAAAACCTTGAGAGAAATAGGCCATGAAGTGTGAAAAATATATTAAATTATTGACACTAGGCGTCTTGTTTGGTTTTGTCTTCTCAGCTCAGGCTGGTTCAGAAAATGATGGTTTTACCGATAAACTCTGTGTTCAGCTATCAAAGGTTATGAATGATATCACTAATACT from Puniceicoccales bacterium includes:
- a CDS encoding HAD-IIIA family hydrolase, with the translated sequence MKKFKNSGIFLDRDGTLNVDHGYVCDPKKIQLLDGTAEAVHILKNAQCQLFLFTNQSGVFLKKYTKADVDSCNNRLIDLIGIRNCFTEICIATEPPNPEKSYFYRKPSPRFILEMIKKYGLNPKESHMVGDRDMDALAGIRAGINAIHLTTDRQTTELMATMINS
- the ftsY gene encoding signal recognition particle-docking protein FtsY; the encoded protein is MFGLFKKFQSKIKKTSSKLFAVIDSIFSKGLDQNAIEALEEAMYSADFGVDTTREILDEIKEAHRRDKQLKGQSVLDVASSILKKSLTGADIDINFSDRPMVICLVGINGSGKTTTAAKLANKFSADGLTVIVGACDTFRAAANEQIREWSERLGFDVVGSQHGADSASVAFDTYEAAIARKRDVVILDTAGRLHNKDSLMAELGKLKRVLGKKNPMAPHHSWLVVDASLGMNSLISARKFHEDFGLTGVIVTKLDGTAKAGALVSIYRELRLPIYFVGLGELPEDIQKFSVDEYVDSLFFSTRD